In a single window of the Drosophila miranda strain MSH22 chromosome XL, D.miranda_PacBio2.1, whole genome shotgun sequence genome:
- the LOC108159038 gene encoding N-acetylneuraminate 9-O-acetyltransferase has protein sequence MELRELRGSATAGNTSSSTSNSNSGISGGEGVELGGICIGSASGGGVQRVPTKADLFMEQLNATNAKKVALLLVLGFILYHGLLNWNYGSDSCQWLLSKGRFKGDNEWQPYGCMVHKYSLTDTRRCLRYLAFFDNKNNFVFIGDESVRLLYERFIQQLRQLPLSSDEDNNGSSRAHDDSAAVRFEDNKLHMLAQYIRAEDVSPSLIDRLYRLEAEKQLSSVYVVGLTYSGLLGGNITEEVLRQYGANLTLLVAPFHRLVAQTSRVLWKLADRVDEEKLPTAWKLLLNEDIDRLNHVARNVFRYTEATVWESAWHIANGLLDTAIDGHQLCAHGQRLEVQLLWNMYCNDYMNYNDGTCCSSSEPHTTLQIVAYALFGVCMTLVCGMCLRRWLLHLRGYTLYVPLQQHQQDPHQHQPNSGGRGSGPTHALSALITDYGTPMVALSLLGLIMVYFYLCDRTNFFMKENKYYSEFSFWIPVGYVFALGLFFTEDSRFTKVLNRDQTDELRGWILLVVLIYYMTGAQRVLPIHMHIKLLISGYFFLTGYTHFTHLWQTGGSGSLFVRFFQAMFRVNFLSVLLCFCMNRPYQFYYFVPLLSFWLCIIYFVLSLPPRISSASVDSNPLHYLYLVCKCIGCLGVITVLFMSEVFFERIFVTRPWKALFVTTDDDLHEWWHQWKLDRYTVTFGMMYAACFHIAQKYNVFDDNNHGNLFARRTSISVTLLALLGVGIYTSFSFLCRNVQNCEEIHSYILFIPIVGYVVLRNISGILRTRYSSFFAWFGRISLELFVCQYHIWLAADRHGVLVLLPGFPTLNMIITSFIFVCVSHEVHRLTHILLPYAVPNDWRLVMRNFVIFLIVLIPVARSDGMF, from the exons ATGGAGCTGCGTGAGCTGCGCGGCAGCGCCACGGCcggcaacaccagcagcagcactagCAACAGTAACAGTGGCATCAGTGGCGGCGAAGGCGTCGAATTGGGGGGAATCTGCATTGGGAGCGCCAGCGGTGGTGGCGTCCAGCGTGTGCCCACCAAGGCGGACCTGTTCATGGAGCAGCTGAATGCCACAAATGCCAAAAAGGTGGCCCTACTCCTAGTCCTGGGCTTCATCCTCTACCATGGCCTGCTCAATTGGAACTACG GCAGTGACTCCTGCCAGTGGCTGCTGTCGAAGGGCCGCTTCAAGGGCGATAACGAGTGGCAGCCGTATGGGTGCATGGTGCACAAATACTCCCTCAC CGACACGCGGCGATGCCTGCGATACCTGGCCTTCTTCGACAACAAGAACAACTTCGTGTTCATTGGAGACGAGAGCGTCCGCCTGCTCTACGAGCGGTTCATCCAGCAGCTGCGCCAGCTGCCACTGTCCTCCGACGAGGACAACAACGGGTCATCGCGGGCCCACGACGACAGTGCAGCGGTTCGATTCGAGGACAACAAGCTGCACATGCTGGCCCAGTACATCAGAGCCGAAGATGTCAGTCCCTCGCTCATCGATCGACTGTACAGGTTGGAGGCCGAGAAGCAGCTGTCCTCCGTGTACGTGGTGGGGCTGACCTACTCGGGCCTGCTTGGCGGGAATATAACTGAAGAAGTGCTGCGACAGTACGGTGCAAATCTCACCCTGCTGGTAGCCCCCTTTCATCGTCTGGTGGCGCAGACATCGCGTGTACTCTGGAAATTGGCCGATCGCGTAGACGAAGAAAAGCTACCGACCGCCTGGAAGTTACTGCTCAATGAGGACATCGATCGGCTTAATCATGTGGCCCGCAACGTGTTTCGCTACACGGAGGCCACCGTCTGGGAGTCGGCCTGGCACATTGCCAACGGTCTTCTGGACACCGCCATCGACGGACATCAGCTGTGTGCTCACGGCCAGCGGCTGGAGGTGCAGCTCCTGTGGAACATGTACTGCAACGACTACATGAATTACAACGACGGCacctgctgcagcagctcGGAGCCCCATACCACGCTCCAGATAGTGGCCTACGCCCTGTTCGGCGTCTGCATGACGCTCGTCTGCGGCATGTGCCTGCGTCGCTGGCTTCTCCATCTGCGTGGCTACACGCTCTACGTGCCTCtccagcagcatcagcaggaTCCGCATCAGCATCAGCCAAACAGCGGAGGAAGAGGCAGTGGTCCCACCCATGCCCTGTCCGCACTGATCACGGACTATGGGACCCCGATGGTGGCGCTGTCTCTGCTTGGCCTGATCATGGTCTACTTCTATCTATGCGACCGCACAAACTTCTTTATGAAGGAGAACAAGTACTACTCGGAGTTCAGCTTCTGGATACCCGTGGGCTACGTGTTCGCCCTGGGTCTGTTCTTCACGGAGGACTCGCGCTTCACCAAGGTCCTGAACAGAGACCAGACAGACGAGCTCCGCGGCTGGATATTGCTGGTGGTGCTGATATATTACATGACGGGGGCGCAACGCGTGCTGCCCATTCACATGCACATCAAGCTGCTCATCTCGGGCTACTTCTTCCTCACCGGATACACACACTTCACTCACCTCTGGCAGACGGGGGGCAGCGGGTCATTGTTTGTCCGATTCTTCCAGGCCATGTTCCGGGTAAACTTCCTCAGTGTGCTGCTCTGCTTCTGCATGAACCGTCCATACCAGTTTTACTACTTTGTGCCGCTTCTCTCCTTCTGGCTGTGCATCATCTACTTTGTGCTGTCGCTGCCGCCGAGGATTTCGTCCGCATCGGTGGACTCAAATCCGCTGCACTACCTCTACTTGGTGTGCAAATGCATCGGCTGCCTGGGCGTGATCACGGTATTGTTCATGTCCGAGGTCTTCTTCGAGCGCATCTTTGTGACGCGACCATGGAAGGCACTATTTGTCACCACTGACGACGACCTGCACGAGTGGTGGCACCAGTGGAAGCTGGACCGGTACACAGTCACCTTTGGAATGATGTACGCTGCCTGTTTCCACATTGCCCAGAAGTACAATGTCTTCGATGACAACAACCATGGCAATTTGTTCGCGCGTCGCACCTCCATCTCAGTGACGCTACTGGCGCTCCTGGGCGTGGGAATCTACACGTCCTTCTCGTTCCTGTGCCGAAACGTACAGAACTGCGAGGAGATCCACTCGTACATCCTCTTTATACCCATTGTCGGGTATGTGGTACTGCGCAACATCTCAGGGATACTGCGCACCAGGTACTCCAGCTTCTTCGCCTGGTTTGGGCGAATCTCGCTGGAGTTGTTTGTCTGCCAATACCacatctggcttgctgccgaccGCCACGGGGTGCTCGTCCTGCTGCCCGGCTTCCCCACGCTCAACATGATCATCACTTCGTTCATCTTTGTCTGCGTCTCGCATGAGGTACACCGCCTTACTCATATCCTGCTGCCCTACGCCGTGCCCAATGACTGGCGTCTCGTCATGCGCAACTTTGTCATCTTTCTCATTGTGCTCATCCCTGTGGCCCGGTCCGATGGCATGTTCTGA